A window of BD1-7 clade bacterium contains these coding sequences:
- the tmcA gene encoding tRNA(Met) cytidine acetyltransferase TmcA, with protein sequence MNKPWDDNQQLHDLLAAVRASQHRLLVHFQGSSDWAKVLIEEWFGREKPLYLDSLPPRRVRQLLGTEQQTLVVDAWKGFNPNMLGIASPTIKAGGFLIVITPPLASWPQYFDPDYARMLVDGEPLSTISGRFVRFTGAILDNDPKVLRVIEDGAQTQLPEHSWPKRSSDARFFDQRTAIDAIARVATGHGRRPLVLTADRGRGKTAALGFACAELMQGENARQLLVTAPVYDAVACLFRHCAESLGIVFEAQRHLTFGHSELVFMPVDQILSERPLASLLIVDEAAAIPTAHLNALSDIYNRLVFASTVHGYEGNGRGFALRFQDQLLLSYPQTRQMELTQPIRFAENDPVEAIVNRILLLAGAASEAASESAVTGLSQVDRDQLVDRPDELAAIFNLLLEAHYQTSPDDLRIMLDHPDVSIWVYRQQNPMGGGSEVSGVVLLMREGRFDTSDCDLLSRSQRRFRGHLLPQSIASIGFSEALPATFFRVMRIAVSAEYRRQKIASTMLTMIETQLTQDRDSSPSSARSGVFIGASFSCDRSLLGFWQACGYQPVRLGVSRESASGQYAAVVIKSLDDVAFEMQKRWRKAFHHNLGYQLLTSHRSLDAAMIPLLYQQSPMDLESLDTDVVHQLNAYVAARCSFEVAAPCLQRALVFWLSCADCVGNCPEGLIESVALLLQGQSWHSVAKNFDHSGRKAVETKVRRFIAGIDESIADNILQR encoded by the coding sequence ATGAATAAGCCCTGGGATGATAATCAACAGCTACACGATTTGCTGGCGGCCGTGCGTGCTAGCCAGCATCGTTTGCTGGTGCATTTTCAGGGAAGCAGTGATTGGGCCAAGGTGCTGATAGAAGAATGGTTTGGCAGAGAGAAACCATTATATCTTGATAGCCTGCCGCCGCGACGAGTCCGCCAGCTTTTAGGCACCGAGCAACAAACATTGGTTGTCGATGCTTGGAAAGGTTTTAACCCGAATATGCTAGGTATTGCGAGTCCAACAATAAAAGCGGGCGGGTTTCTGATAGTGATAACGCCCCCGCTAGCATCGTGGCCACAGTATTTCGATCCGGATTATGCGCGAATGTTGGTTGACGGTGAGCCCTTATCGACAATTTCGGGTAGGTTTGTTCGATTTACCGGAGCAATACTTGATAACGATCCGAAGGTACTGCGGGTCATTGAAGACGGAGCTCAGACGCAATTACCCGAGCATTCATGGCCAAAAAGGTCATCCGATGCCCGCTTTTTTGACCAGCGCACGGCTATTGATGCAATTGCACGTGTTGCGACAGGGCACGGCCGGCGTCCATTGGTATTAACGGCTGACCGTGGGCGTGGTAAAACCGCCGCGCTTGGGTTTGCCTGTGCTGAGTTGATGCAAGGCGAGAATGCGCGGCAGCTATTGGTGACTGCGCCGGTGTACGATGCAGTGGCTTGTTTGTTCAGGCACTGTGCTGAGTCTTTGGGAATTGTTTTCGAGGCGCAACGTCACCTTACATTTGGTCATTCCGAATTGGTTTTTATGCCAGTTGATCAAATACTGAGTGAGCGACCGCTGGCTTCATTGTTAATCGTTGATGAGGCAGCGGCGATACCGACGGCGCATTTGAATGCGTTGTCAGATATCTATAACCGTTTGGTTTTTGCTTCCACCGTTCATGGTTATGAAGGCAACGGTCGTGGTTTTGCGTTACGGTTTCAGGATCAACTTCTGTTGTCATATCCACAAACACGCCAGATGGAGTTGACGCAGCCGATTCGTTTCGCAGAAAACGATCCCGTCGAGGCAATTGTTAATCGAATTCTCTTACTAGCTGGGGCGGCGTCTGAAGCAGCGAGTGAATCTGCGGTGACCGGGCTTTCCCAGGTAGATAGAGATCAGTTAGTTGACCGGCCCGATGAGTTGGCAGCGATTTTCAATCTCTTGCTAGAGGCGCACTATCAAACCAGTCCGGATGATTTGAGGATTATGTTAGATCACCCGGACGTCAGTATTTGGGTGTACCGGCAGCAAAACCCAATGGGCGGTGGTAGTGAAGTCTCAGGTGTTGTTCTGCTCATGCGTGAAGGTAGGTTCGATACGTCTGATTGCGATTTATTATCGCGCAGCCAACGTCGATTTCGTGGCCATCTTTTGCCGCAATCGATTGCATCTATCGGATTTTCTGAGGCATTGCCTGCGACGTTTTTCAGGGTGATGCGCATCGCGGTGTCAGCTGAATATCGGCGCCAGAAGATCGCATCTACCATGTTAACAATGATTGAGACGCAGCTGACTCAGGATCGTGACAGTTCGCCGTCCAGTGCTCGATCAGGTGTGTTTATTGGTGCGAGTTTTTCATGTGACCGCTCGTTGTTAGGTTTTTGGCAGGCATGCGGCTATCAGCCGGTGCGCTTGGGAGTCAGTCGGGAATCTGCGAGTGGTCAGTATGCTGCGGTGGTTATCAAATCCCTCGATGACGTTGCTTTTGAAATGCAAAAACGCTGGCGTAAAGCATTTCACCACAATTTAGGTTATCAGTTGCTTACCTCGCACCGTTCACTCGATGCGGCAATGATCCCGCTACTTTACCAGCAGAGTCCGATGGATTTAGAGTCTCTTGATACGGACGTTGTGCATCAGCTGAACGCCTATGTTGCAGCACGTTGCAGCTTCGAGGTGGCGGCGCCTTGCTTGCAGCGCGCGCTGGTTTTCTGGTTGTCTTGTGCCGATTGCGTTGGTAATTGCCCTGAAGGTTTGATTGAGTCTGTGGCGTTGCTGCTGCAAGGGCAAAGCTGGCATTCGGTCGCAAAGAATTTTGACCATAGTGGCCGAAAAGCCGTTGAAACGAAGGTGCGCCGATTTATCGCTGGTATTGACGAGTCTATCGCAGATAATATCTTGCAACGCTAA
- a CDS encoding putative HIT-like protein yields the protein MASVFTQIMAGQIPGNFVWEDDECVAIMTIQPLRQGHLLVIPRQEIDHWDDLPDALASHVFLVAKKLAKALKIAFPCQRVGMMIAGLEVPHTHLHVVPLDTMADLDMSKLEFADPESLAAAAEKIRQAL from the coding sequence ATGGCGAGTGTATTTACCCAAATTATGGCGGGTCAGATCCCGGGTAACTTTGTTTGGGAAGATGATGAGTGTGTTGCCATCATGACGATTCAGCCACTGCGACAGGGTCATTTGTTGGTTATTCCACGGCAAGAGATTGATCATTGGGATGATTTGCCGGACGCGTTGGCTAGCCACGTTTTTTTGGTCGCTAAAAAATTGGCCAAAGCGTTGAAAATTGCGTTCCCATGCCAGCGTGTTGGAATGATGATTGCCGGCTTGGAAGTTCCTCATACCCATTTGCATGTTGTTCCACTGGATACGATGGCAGATCTGGATATGAGCAAGCTTGAATTTGCTGATCCGGAATCGTTGGCGGCTGCGGCTGAGAAAATTCGTCAGGCGCTATAA
- the mlaA gene encoding putative phospholipid-binding lipoprotein MlaA, which produces MLMPVIALLLGLSFSSLGFAGDAVVDRDAAEYAVDPETVKAFESVDPWESFNRQMFKFNMMADTYFLKPVSQGYRFVMPTFAYRGVNNIFVNVEEIPTSAYAILQGKPKSTGNAIGRFLINFTLGFFGAFDVATQLGLKRQPEDFGQTLAVWGVPEGPYVVVPLLGPKTVRSGVGTAVDVVADPIYVDDVALRNSLFALRFVDKRANLLEGEELITGDPYVFVRDAYLQYREYLIKDGKVEDTFDTEQFDEDTDWLEE; this is translated from the coding sequence ATGCTGATGCCTGTAATTGCATTGCTATTGGGCTTGAGTTTTTCAAGTCTCGGGTTTGCCGGAGATGCTGTGGTTGATCGTGATGCAGCGGAATATGCGGTTGATCCGGAGACTGTGAAGGCGTTTGAATCGGTTGACCCGTGGGAATCATTTAATCGCCAGATGTTTAAATTCAACATGATGGCGGATACCTATTTCCTTAAGCCTGTGTCGCAAGGCTATCGCTTTGTGATGCCAACCTTTGCCTATCGCGGCGTCAATAATATCTTCGTTAATGTCGAAGAAATACCGACGTCAGCATATGCCATTTTGCAGGGGAAGCCGAAGAGTACCGGCAATGCAATCGGTCGTTTTTTGATAAATTTTACACTGGGTTTTTTCGGCGCATTCGACGTTGCTACCCAGTTGGGGTTGAAGCGTCAGCCTGAAGATTTTGGTCAAACTCTGGCCGTGTGGGGTGTTCCGGAAGGGCCATATGTAGTTGTACCTTTGCTAGGCCCCAAAACAGTTCGTAGTGGCGTAGGCACCGCAGTGGATGTTGTTGCAGACCCGATTTATGTCGATGACGTTGCTTTGCGTAATTCGCTATTTGCATTGCGATTTGTCGATAAACGCGCCAATTTGCTGGAAGGTGAAGAGCTGATCACTGGTGATCCTTATGTCTTTGTGCGCGATGCGTATCTGCAGTATCGAGAGTACCTAATTAAAGATGGCAAGGTTGAGGATACTTTTGATACGGAGCAATTTGATGAGGACACTGATTGGCTTGAAGAGTAA